The Streptomyces sp. NBC_00344 genome includes a window with the following:
- a CDS encoding roadblock/LC7 domain-containing protein, with protein MIQQLGSMDWMLKELADGVPGIQQIVVLSADGLRIARHGGDPDGADRLAAACAGLQSLAAAVATEIPGSDGKMRLVVIEITGGFFYLMAAGIGSYLAVLTDERVDAGLVGAQMRDMVVRIGAHLASPPRHDGKAG; from the coding sequence GTGATTCAGCAGCTGGGCAGCATGGACTGGATGCTCAAGGAGCTCGCCGACGGTGTCCCCGGGATCCAGCAGATCGTGGTGCTCTCCGCGGACGGCCTGCGCATTGCCCGGCACGGTGGCGATCCGGACGGCGCCGACCGGCTCGCCGCAGCCTGCGCCGGGCTGCAGAGTCTCGCCGCGGCCGTGGCCACCGAAATCCCGGGCAGCGACGGCAAGATGCGGCTCGTGGTCATCGAGATCACCGGCGGCTTCTTCTATCTGATGGCGGCGGGCATCGGCTCGTATCTCGCGGTGCTCACCGACGAACGGGTGGACGCGGGACTGGTGGGAGCACAGATGCGCGACATGGTGGTGCGGATCGGAGCCCATCTGGCCAGCCCGCCCCGGCATGACGGGAAGGCCGGATGA
- a CDS encoding DUF742 domain-containing protein, with the protein MTSPPRRERRKSDPDSGDPERLYVITGGPDGAERASLDLVTIVVARADPSPTVQPEQAAIVRLCKSPLSVAEISAYLRLPFSVVTALLTDLLAAELVESRAPIVRAALPDRALLEAVMHGLQKL; encoded by the coding sequence ATGACGTCCCCGCCCCGACGAGAACGCCGCAAGAGCGATCCCGACTCGGGGGACCCGGAACGGCTCTACGTCATCACCGGTGGCCCGGACGGGGCCGAGCGCGCGTCGCTCGACCTGGTCACCATCGTGGTGGCCCGGGCCGACCCCTCCCCGACAGTGCAGCCGGAACAGGCCGCGATCGTACGGCTGTGCAAGTCGCCGTTGTCCGTGGCCGAGATCTCCGCCTATCTGCGACTGCCCTTCAGCGTGGTGACCGCGCTGCTGACCGATCTCCTCGCGGCCGAACTGGTCGAGTCGCGCGCGCCCATCGTCCGCGCCGCGCTTCCCGACCGGGCCCTTCTCGAAGCGGTGATGCATGGACTCCAGAAGCTCTGA
- a CDS encoding ATP-binding protein: MVRVEAPPTDRTAPLVRALLLSVVSTSAATAVGAIAVNRAARIPLVWAGAVATLVVALLVVELARRGAASRTLHRVYGERLSFLERRLAAHDAETVRLAKELMPAAIHRLKHGESPQEVMRILVDDNEMYRDLPSAQREILSSLLEIVDDEESQREGAQFAFVGIARRVQAIVHQQAAELRAMEEDHGRQPEVFDDLLRLDHGNALIGRLADSISVLGGARPGRQWPKPVPLFSVLRGAMSRILEYPRVDLHSIAKVAIVGPAVEPLIHACAELLDNATRYSPPQTRVHVTAVEVQTGIAIEIEDGGVSLSEEARKRAEGMLAKAQAGVDLNDLGESPRLGMAVVGRLSQMYNLKVALRQSAYGGVRAVLIVPREMITTGPAPGIAHGIGAAGQPRTGDTGIGAFADRIPSRAPRKAAAPQKPKSPVPVALSMEDDVPVVTEWTPNGLPQRRSRLRTSFGSGDVPPLVPAQAPESDPYTPPAPEPAEKKEEPQPGIWLEAFTKAANGVPQEPSAAGEPGDSRDKGDLT, encoded by the coding sequence ATGGTTCGCGTTGAGGCGCCTCCAACCGATCGGACAGCGCCGCTGGTTCGCGCGCTGCTGCTCTCCGTCGTATCGACGTCGGCAGCCACCGCCGTCGGTGCGATCGCGGTGAACCGAGCCGCCCGGATACCACTTGTGTGGGCCGGAGCGGTGGCGACCCTGGTGGTCGCCCTGCTCGTCGTCGAACTGGCCCGCCGCGGGGCGGCGTCCCGCACGCTGCACCGGGTGTACGGCGAGCGACTGTCCTTCCTGGAGCGCCGGCTCGCCGCGCACGACGCGGAGACCGTGAGGCTCGCCAAGGAGCTCATGCCGGCGGCGATCCACCGTCTCAAGCACGGTGAGTCGCCGCAGGAGGTCATGCGGATCCTGGTCGACGACAACGAGATGTACCGCGACCTGCCGTCCGCGCAGCGCGAGATCCTCTCCTCCCTGCTGGAGATCGTGGACGACGAGGAATCGCAGCGCGAGGGAGCGCAGTTCGCCTTCGTCGGCATCGCCCGCAGGGTCCAGGCCATCGTCCACCAGCAGGCCGCTGAACTGCGGGCGATGGAGGAGGACCACGGGCGGCAGCCCGAGGTCTTCGACGACCTGCTCCGCCTCGACCACGGCAACGCCCTGATCGGCCGTCTCGCGGACAGCATCTCGGTGCTCGGAGGTGCCCGCCCGGGACGCCAGTGGCCCAAGCCCGTACCGCTGTTCAGCGTGTTGCGCGGCGCGATGTCCCGGATCCTGGAGTACCCGAGGGTCGATCTGCACTCCATCGCCAAGGTCGCCATCGTCGGACCGGCCGTGGAACCGCTCATCCACGCCTGCGCGGAACTCCTCGACAACGCGACCAGGTACTCGCCGCCGCAGACCCGCGTCCATGTCACCGCCGTCGAGGTGCAGACCGGAATCGCCATCGAGATCGAGGACGGTGGCGTCAGCCTCAGTGAGGAGGCCCGTAAGCGCGCCGAGGGCATGCTGGCCAAGGCGCAGGCCGGAGTCGACCTGAACGACCTGGGGGAGTCGCCCCGCCTCGGCATGGCGGTCGTCGGCCGGCTCAGCCAGATGTACAACCTCAAGGTCGCCCTGCGGCAGTCCGCTTACGGCGGCGTCCGTGCGGTCCTGATCGTCCCCCGCGAAATGATCACCACGGGCCCCGCTCCCGGTATCGCTCACGGGATCGGCGCTGCCGGACAGCCCCGCACCGGTGACACCGGTATCGGCGCGTTCGCGGACCGCATCCCCTCGCGGGCGCCCCGCAAGGCCGCCGCACCGCAGAAACCGAAGAGCCCGGTGCCCGTTGCGCTGTCGATGGAGGACGACGTACCGGTGGTGACCGAGTGGACCCCGAACGGACTGCCGCAGCGTCGCAGCCGTCTCCGCACCTCCTTCGGTTCCGGGGATGTGCCCCCGCTGGTACCCGCACAGGCGCCCGAGTCCGATCCGTACACGCCGCCCGCGCCGGAGCCCGCGGAGAAGAAGGAGGAGCCGCAGCCCGGGATCTGGCTCGAAGCATTCACCAAGGCGGCCAACGGTGTGCCGCAAGAGCCTTCGGCCGCCGGAGAGCCCGGCGACTCCAGGGACAAGGGGGACCTGACGTGA
- a CDS encoding cytochrome P450 — MTSPFDHPLDTGGEAVPPPQCPAHGLAGTAGHETGGIGAGGLRRLFGAEAENDPMGLYEKLRAEHGPVAPVLLHGDVPAWLVLGHGENLYMTRTPSLFSRDSRRWRALQDGTAPADHPLAPVFTWQPICSFADGADHERLRGAVTDAIARIDTRSTRRFINRFSNRLVNDFCQEGRADLVSSFAEHLPMMVMCQLIGMPEAYSEALVQAARDMIKGTETAIASNAFVMSSITRLVTERRGAPRDDFASRLIEHPAGLSDDEVSQHLRLVLIAAYETTANLIANVLRMVLTDPRFRAQLSGGHMTVPEAVEQTLWDEPPFTTIFGRWAVGDTELGGQQIKSGDALIVGIAPANIDPVVRPDPQASMQGNRAHLAFSGGAHECPGQDIGRAIADVGVDALLMRLPDVELAVEEHELRWTSSLMSRHLTELPVRFAQRPPQDVMVAPSPAALPAPRTEWEVTTPAAAGTAAAPRPVAAPAPQAPPPPAQAPAVIPAQRRGSAPARLWRSLTSWWRGY; from the coding sequence GTGACATCCCCCTTCGACCACCCGCTCGACACCGGCGGCGAGGCCGTTCCGCCGCCGCAGTGCCCGGCCCATGGGCTCGCCGGCACCGCAGGCCACGAGACCGGCGGTATCGGCGCCGGCGGGCTGCGCCGGCTGTTCGGTGCCGAGGCCGAGAACGACCCGATGGGTCTCTACGAGAAGCTGCGCGCCGAACACGGCCCGGTGGCGCCCGTGCTGCTGCACGGCGATGTCCCGGCCTGGCTGGTGCTCGGCCACGGCGAGAACCTCTACATGACCCGCACCCCCTCCCTCTTCTCCCGTGATTCACGCCGCTGGCGCGCCCTGCAGGACGGCACCGCGCCCGCCGACCACCCGCTGGCTCCGGTCTTCACGTGGCAGCCCATCTGTTCCTTCGCCGACGGCGCCGACCACGAGCGGCTGCGCGGCGCGGTCACCGATGCCATCGCGCGCATCGACACCCGCAGTACCCGTCGCTTCATCAACCGCTTCAGCAACCGGCTGGTGAACGACTTCTGCCAGGAGGGCCGGGCCGACCTGGTCAGCAGCTTCGCCGAGCATCTGCCGATGATGGTGATGTGCCAGCTCATCGGAATGCCGGAGGCGTACAGCGAGGCGCTGGTGCAGGCGGCCCGCGACATGATCAAGGGCACCGAGACCGCGATCGCCAGCAACGCCTTCGTGATGTCCTCGATCACCCGGCTGGTGACCGAGCGCCGCGGAGCGCCCCGCGACGACTTCGCCTCCCGCCTGATCGAGCACCCGGCGGGGCTCAGCGACGACGAGGTGAGCCAGCATCTGCGGCTCGTGCTCATCGCCGCATACGAGACCACCGCGAATCTGATCGCCAATGTGCTCCGTATGGTCCTCACCGACCCGCGGTTCAGGGCCCAGCTCAGCGGTGGCCATATGACGGTTCCCGAAGCGGTGGAGCAGACCCTCTGGGACGAGCCGCCGTTCACCACCATCTTCGGCCGCTGGGCGGTCGGTGACACCGAGCTCGGCGGCCAGCAGATCAAGTCGGGCGACGCTCTGATCGTGGGGATCGCACCCGCCAATATCGACCCCGTGGTGCGCCCCGACCCCCAGGCCTCCATGCAGGGCAACCGCGCCCATCTGGCCTTCAGCGGCGGGGCACACGAGTGCCCCGGGCAGGACATCGGGCGCGCCATTGCCGATGTCGGGGTCGACGCCCTGCTGATGCGGCTTCCCGATGTCGAGCTTGCCGTGGAGGAGCACGAGCTGCGCTGGACCAGCTCACTGATGTCACGTCATCTGACGGAGCTGCCGGTGCGCTTCGCCCAGCGCCCTCCGCAGGACGTCATGGTGGCACCCTCTCCCGCGGCGCTGCCGGCGCCGCGTACCGAGTGGGAGGTCACCACTCCCGCGGCGGCAGGGACGGCTGCCGCCCCCCGTCCGGTGGCGGCCCCGGCTCCGCAGGCGCCGCCTCCGCCCGCCCAGGCCCCGGCCGTGATTCCCGCTCAGCGCAGGGGATCGGCGCCGGCCCGGCTGTGGCGGTCACTGACCAGCTGGTGGCGGGGCTACTGA
- a CDS encoding extracellular solute-binding protein, with translation MSSPISRRTMLRSIAAGGAALAAPSMLTACSTDSSGGGSVSNKGVKLAPWPDYVPAAVSRPDLPATAAGVQAGYTTYPDKLVKATTAKPGSGEKIRVLTITYGTPPKPASQNRYWAAMNEALGVDVEFTVVPDADFDAKMATVVAGDELPDIINIGGGHSVPRQAQFVQSRCADLSDLLSGDAVREYPNLANIPTYAWQGVGRISGRIYGVPIERPKPAETIFFNQEAFEAAGYTPGMPAAEFAHVAKHANRPGKYALGSSSGTLFGHKTHALWHGAPNDWEIKNGRATDMWGTDQFKDMLEYLVATNRDGDFYPDSTSTSTVDIKTLFYNGTVLSMADGFASLLPAQQGIKDAYTLDVLPPYSVPGRPANYQQSTGYFGGTFLKKAPKGRIKLLLRVLDWLASPFGSEEYQLMHYGVEGTHFERDKANNPIATSLGLVENKVNVPFAYLCDAPTVLFLPGAPDLTSRVHAWQQKVMPMMKPNDRAGLQSDTLTRKGVVLDQMLKDGTSAVITGRRKLSEWDAIYRKWRDAGGAQAADELAKEYAAVH, from the coding sequence ATGTCCTCTCCCATCTCGCGCCGCACCATGCTGCGTTCCATCGCCGCCGGCGGAGCGGCCCTCGCGGCACCGTCGATGCTCACCGCGTGCTCCACCGACTCGAGCGGTGGCGGATCGGTCAGCAACAAGGGCGTCAAGCTGGCGCCCTGGCCGGACTACGTACCCGCGGCCGTGTCCCGGCCCGACCTGCCCGCGACGGCGGCCGGAGTGCAGGCCGGCTACACCACCTATCCGGACAAGCTCGTCAAGGCCACGACGGCGAAGCCCGGCAGCGGCGAGAAGATCAGGGTCCTGACGATCACCTACGGAACTCCGCCCAAACCCGCGTCGCAGAACAGGTACTGGGCCGCGATGAACGAAGCCCTGGGCGTGGATGTCGAGTTCACCGTCGTTCCCGATGCGGACTTCGACGCGAAGATGGCGACCGTGGTGGCCGGGGACGAACTCCCCGACATCATCAATATCGGCGGCGGCCATTCGGTGCCCCGCCAGGCCCAGTTCGTCCAGTCGCGCTGCGCCGATCTGTCGGATCTGCTCTCCGGCGACGCGGTCAGGGAGTACCCCAACCTCGCCAACATCCCCACCTACGCCTGGCAGGGCGTCGGCCGGATCTCGGGCAGGATCTACGGCGTACCGATCGAACGGCCCAAGCCGGCAGAGACGATCTTCTTCAACCAGGAGGCGTTCGAGGCGGCGGGCTACACACCAGGGATGCCGGCAGCGGAATTCGCTCATGTGGCCAAGCACGCCAACAGGCCCGGAAAGTACGCGCTGGGGTCCTCGTCCGGCACCCTCTTCGGGCACAAGACCCATGCCCTGTGGCACGGTGCGCCCAACGACTGGGAGATCAAGAACGGCAGAGCCACCGACATGTGGGGCACCGACCAGTTCAAGGACATGCTCGAGTATCTGGTCGCGACGAACCGGGACGGCGACTTCTACCCCGACTCCACGTCCACCTCCACCGTCGACATCAAGACGCTCTTCTACAACGGCACCGTGCTCTCCATGGCGGACGGCTTCGCTTCGCTGCTCCCCGCCCAGCAGGGCATCAAGGATGCGTACACCCTCGATGTGCTGCCCCCGTACTCCGTGCCCGGCCGGCCGGCCAACTACCAGCAGAGCACGGGTTACTTCGGCGGTACCTTCCTGAAGAAGGCGCCGAAGGGCCGCATCAAGCTGCTTCTGCGGGTGCTCGACTGGCTGGCTTCGCCGTTCGGTTCCGAGGAGTACCAGCTGATGCACTACGGCGTCGAGGGAACCCACTTCGAGCGCGACAAGGCGAACAACCCGATCGCGACCTCGCTGGGGCTCGTGGAGAACAAGGTGAACGTGCCGTTCGCCTACCTCTGCGACGCGCCCACCGTGCTCTTCCTGCCGGGCGCGCCCGATCTCACCTCCCGGGTGCACGCCTGGCAGCAGAAGGTGATGCCGATGATGAAGCCCAACGACCGGGCGGGACTGCAGTCGGACACCCTCACCAGGAAGGGCGTGGTGCTGGACCAGATGCTCAAGGACGGCACATCGGCTGTGATCACCGGCCGCAGGAAGCTCTCCGAATGGGACGCCATCTACAGGAAGTGGCGCGATGCGGGCGGCGCTCAGGCAGCCGACGAGCTCGCGAAGGAGTACGCGGCGGTCCACTGA
- a CDS encoding LacI family DNA-binding transcriptional regulator: MGERVTIRDVAARAGVSVATVSRVLAGNYATSAGARTKVLRAVKDLDYVINPHARALAGAGRKTVAVLISQVTSPFYAKVAQGVEEESAKRDRLCLVCTTGGDPARELAVVQMMREQAAEAVVLVGGVAEDDEYRARMSRYAQSLAAAGSRLVLCGRPAPSPDVPAIVVEYDNEAGAHAITSYLLGAGHRDIVLLGFEPGHTTGEARVSGYRRALAEHGLPPGAARVYGTHFGRGAGYDIVGALLDESGGRPDFTAIVAGDDESAAAAVRALQEHGLRVPDDISVVGYNDDQVARDVTPRLTTVHIPAEELGRTAVRLALDGAQLTGPERHLLGTHIVIRESVRPLPRA, from the coding sequence GTGGGGGAGCGGGTCACCATCCGCGATGTGGCGGCGCGTGCCGGGGTCTCGGTCGCGACCGTCTCCCGGGTCCTCGCGGGGAACTACGCGACGTCCGCCGGAGCGCGGACCAAGGTATTGCGGGCCGTCAAGGACCTCGACTACGTCATCAACCCGCATGCGCGCGCGCTCGCCGGTGCCGGCCGCAAGACCGTCGCGGTACTGATCTCCCAGGTCACCAGCCCCTTCTACGCAAAGGTCGCGCAGGGCGTGGAGGAGGAGAGCGCCAAGCGCGACCGGCTCTGCCTGGTCTGCACGACCGGCGGCGATCCGGCCCGGGAGCTGGCCGTCGTGCAGATGATGCGCGAACAGGCCGCGGAAGCCGTGGTGCTGGTCGGGGGTGTGGCCGAGGACGACGAGTACCGGGCCCGGATGTCGCGGTACGCGCAGTCCCTGGCAGCGGCGGGATCACGGCTGGTGCTGTGCGGCCGGCCCGCGCCATCACCCGATGTTCCGGCGATCGTCGTCGAGTACGACAACGAGGCGGGTGCGCACGCCATCACCAGCTATCTGCTCGGCGCGGGGCACCGGGACATCGTGCTGCTGGGATTCGAACCGGGCCACACCACGGGCGAGGCGCGGGTCAGCGGCTATCGGCGGGCACTCGCCGAACACGGTCTGCCCCCCGGGGCGGCCCGGGTGTACGGGACACACTTCGGCCGGGGAGCCGGATACGACATCGTCGGGGCACTGCTCGACGAGAGCGGCGGACGGCCGGACTTCACCGCGATCGTCGCGGGTGACGACGAGAGCGCGGCGGCCGCAGTGCGTGCCCTGCAGGAGCACGGGCTCAGGGTCCCCGATGACATCTCGGTGGTGGGTTACAACGACGATCAGGTCGCCAGGGATGTGACCCCCCGGCTCACCACGGTCCACATCCCGGCCGAGGAACTGGGGCGCACCGCGGTCCGGCTGGCCCTGGACGGTGCCCAGCTCACCGGCCCCGAGCGGCATCTGCTCGGCACCCATATCGTGATCCGGGAGAGTGTCCGGCCACTCCCCCGCGCCTGA
- a CDS encoding GTP-binding protein, translating into MDSRSSDTIAGPRSEDVLPDTATAAVKIVIVGGFGVGKTTMVRSVSEIRPLTTEETMTQAGVGVDDNSGVESKTATTVAMDFGRISISEQLVLYLFGTPGQERFWFLWNGLFEGALGAVVLVDTRRLEVSFDVIGRLEERGVPFVVAVNTFPDAPHHRLEALRTALDLPEDVPIVNCDARQRASSRDTLMTLMRYLHSLAMRRA; encoded by the coding sequence ATGGACTCCAGAAGCTCTGACACGATCGCCGGCCCCCGGAGCGAAGACGTTCTGCCCGACACCGCCACAGCCGCAGTCAAGATCGTGATTGTGGGCGGTTTCGGGGTCGGCAAGACGACGATGGTGCGTTCGGTGAGCGAGATCCGCCCGCTGACCACCGAGGAGACCATGACCCAGGCCGGGGTCGGGGTCGACGACAACTCCGGTGTGGAGAGCAAGACCGCCACCACCGTGGCGATGGACTTCGGGCGCATCAGCATCAGCGAGCAACTGGTGCTCTACCTCTTCGGCACACCCGGCCAGGAACGCTTCTGGTTCCTGTGGAACGGCCTGTTCGAGGGAGCGCTGGGAGCCGTCGTACTGGTCGACACCCGCAGGCTCGAGGTCAGCTTCGATGTGATCGGCCGCCTGGAGGAGCGGGGCGTGCCCTTCGTCGTCGCAGTCAACACCTTCCCCGACGCACCCCACCACCGGCTCGAGGCGCTGCGGACCGCACTTGACCTGCCCGAGGACGTCCCCATCGTGAACTGCGACGCCCGGCAGCGCGCGTCCAGCAGGGACACCTTGATGACCCTCATGCGCTATCTGCACTCCCTCGCCATGCGACGAGCCTGA
- a CDS encoding carbohydrate ABC transporter permease, with amino-acid sequence MSAALRPAWMEKPRPLTRAGKALAVVVLVTLVLVPFLVIISTSLASNKEVVDNGGWVLWPTDPTVRAYQQILQGGIVTRALGVSIGVTLAGTLFSLACTTFLAYALSRPGVFGAKPVLLLVLFTFLFPPGMIPAFLLVKGMGMLDTYTALIAPVLINVFNLVVLRGFFQGIPEELYEAARLDGAGDWQTLWRIALPLSRAALAVVGLFYAVSYWNAWFHASIYLDSGHWPLQQVLRTYVLGGAQIADTGMSEAGMVSAPQTTQMAVLVIATVPILIVYPFLQKYFTKGVLTGAIKS; translated from the coding sequence ATGAGTGCTGCCCTGCGTCCGGCCTGGATGGAGAAGCCGAGGCCACTCACCCGGGCCGGCAAAGCGCTGGCCGTCGTCGTCCTGGTCACCCTGGTCCTCGTCCCCTTCCTCGTCATCATCTCGACCAGTCTGGCCTCCAACAAGGAGGTGGTGGACAACGGCGGCTGGGTCCTCTGGCCGACCGACCCCACCGTCCGCGCCTACCAGCAGATCCTGCAGGGCGGCATCGTCACCAGGGCACTCGGCGTGAGTATCGGCGTCACTCTGGCCGGCACCCTGTTCTCGCTCGCCTGCACCACCTTCCTGGCGTACGCGCTCAGCAGGCCCGGAGTCTTCGGCGCCAAACCCGTACTGCTGCTCGTGCTGTTCACCTTTCTCTTCCCGCCCGGCATGATTCCCGCCTTCCTGCTGGTCAAAGGGATGGGCATGCTGGACACCTACACCGCCCTGATCGCGCCGGTGCTGATCAATGTCTTCAATCTGGTGGTGCTGCGCGGCTTCTTCCAGGGGATTCCCGAAGAGCTGTACGAGGCCGCCAGGCTGGATGGCGCCGGCGACTGGCAGACCTTGTGGCGGATCGCGCTTCCGTTGTCCAGGGCCGCTCTCGCGGTGGTCGGACTCTTCTACGCGGTGAGCTACTGGAACGCCTGGTTCCATGCCTCGATCTATCTGGACTCCGGCCACTGGCCGCTCCAGCAGGTACTGCGCACCTATGTATTGGGCGGGGCCCAGATCGCCGACACCGGAATGAGCGAGGCCGGCATGGTCTCGGCACCTCAGACCACACAGATGGCGGTACTGGTGATCGCGACCGTCCCGATCCTGATCGTCTACCCGTTCCTGCAGAAGTACTTCACCAAGGGCGTGCTGACCGGCGCCATCAAGAGCTGA
- a CDS encoding ATP-binding protein gives MARPDTVPLLERESAIAPAAEAVEALCGEEAAGGLLIYSGEAGLGKTAMLDAVRELAAGRCTVWSTRGGEALTSVPFHSVRQLLQPALTVRTPEQCGDLLGDRYDIVGPALGIAPPSAQHTDPQGVRDSLDAVVARLAAVYHPLVLVVDDAHWCDLETLAWLAAFAQRPGFPVLIVLAYRTGEAVGDTVEYLRRLESAAAQCVSLRALTPDAIARLSRTALGEHADDPFCREVWAVTGGNAYETVELLARVRDDALDPVEDSAGALRALGASARGSGLIARLEDLGTAATRFAWAAGILGTDISLRLAASLAGMPPAEAAECAERLRAARILTGTDPMEFVHPLIAGAVYRAVPAATRTAMHGRAAWAVTMAGRGAAAAARHLLQVHPDDDPELVQQLREAAAEHLAVGAPDAARRCLERALTEPPLPTVRAHVLYELGCATLLTSPATTVGHLRAALAQPGLDGDVRVDAVFRLSQALTHNNQPREASQVAAAEAERTEPGPARRRLQSAHFLWEGVQAVEEDGPGRSRRLAAMADGLSGADDSERILLILRAFDATARGESAEEIVEICDRALVNGGLAPGTGWTSAEWGFEPAALLGLSYAFADRLDRAESLFAGALRSFRTAGWSGGHLSFANALIGYVQRRRGRLVEAENYLRESLRLAERVGNGMPLNWDAACMLIDTLLARGRVDAAVEVADRYGFAPPYPAPIVIPDAPSVRGRLLLAQGRTKEAVAELESAGEILKVRGRHNGIMAPWAGDLVRALAVEDRPRAVELVAYVRDRAERFGTDTAIGEALRIAAVLETGQRAVELLGGAVAYLEASPCAYEHALARVEFAIAARSGPDLQRGLALADACGADGLVARARWAAESAGPLG, from the coding sequence ATGGCACGCCCGGATACTGTGCCCCTGCTGGAGCGGGAGAGCGCAATCGCGCCGGCCGCGGAAGCGGTCGAAGCGCTGTGCGGGGAGGAGGCCGCGGGAGGTCTGCTCATCTACAGCGGCGAGGCGGGCCTGGGCAAGACCGCGATGCTCGACGCGGTGCGCGAACTCGCGGCGGGCCGGTGCACGGTGTGGTCGACCCGCGGTGGTGAGGCGCTCACCTCCGTCCCCTTCCATTCGGTTCGTCAACTCCTGCAGCCCGCCCTGACGGTGCGCACCCCCGAGCAGTGCGGGGATCTGCTCGGCGACCGGTACGACATCGTGGGACCGGCCCTGGGCATCGCCCCGCCCAGTGCGCAGCACACCGACCCGCAGGGTGTCCGGGACAGTCTTGACGCGGTGGTCGCACGGCTCGCCGCCGTGTACCACCCGCTGGTCCTGGTGGTGGACGACGCACACTGGTGCGATCTGGAGACACTTGCCTGGCTGGCCGCCTTCGCCCAGCGCCCGGGTTTTCCGGTGCTCATCGTCCTCGCCTACCGCACCGGGGAAGCCGTCGGCGACACCGTGGAATACCTCCGCAGGCTCGAATCCGCCGCGGCCCAGTGCGTTTCGCTGCGGGCGCTCACCCCTGACGCGATCGCCCGGCTCTCGAGGACGGCCCTCGGTGAGCACGCGGACGATCCCTTCTGCCGTGAGGTCTGGGCCGTCACCGGGGGCAATGCCTACGAAACCGTGGAACTGCTCGCCAGGGTGCGCGATGACGCGCTCGATCCGGTGGAGGACTCCGCGGGTGCGCTGCGGGCCCTCGGTGCGTCCGCACGCGGCTCGGGCCTGATCGCGCGGCTGGAGGATCTCGGCACGGCAGCCACCCGGTTCGCCTGGGCTGCGGGGATCCTCGGCACCGACATCTCGTTGCGGCTTGCTGCCTCCCTGGCGGGGATGCCGCCCGCCGAGGCCGCCGAGTGTGCGGAGCGGCTCCGCGCCGCCCGCATTCTCACCGGCACCGACCCGATGGAGTTCGTCCATCCGCTGATCGCCGGCGCGGTCTACCGCGCCGTGCCCGCGGCCACCCGGACGGCGATGCACGGCAGGGCGGCCTGGGCGGTCACCATGGCGGGCAGGGGCGCCGCGGCGGCCGCCCGCCACCTGCTGCAGGTCCATCCCGATGACGACCCCGAACTCGTGCAGCAGCTGAGGGAGGCGGCGGCGGAGCATCTCGCGGTCGGTGCACCGGACGCGGCCAGGCGCTGTCTTGAACGAGCCCTCACCGAGCCGCCGCTGCCGACGGTGCGCGCCCACGTGCTGTACGAACTCGGCTGCGCCACCCTGCTGACCTCACCGGCCACCACGGTCGGTCATCTCAGGGCGGCGCTCGCGCAGCCGGGTCTGGACGGGGACGTACGGGTGGACGCGGTCTTCCGGCTCTCCCAGGCGCTGACCCACAACAATCAGCCCAGGGAGGCGTCCCAGGTGGCTGCCGCCGAGGCCGAGCGGACCGAACCCGGGCCCGCCCGCCGCCGGCTGCAGAGCGCGCATTTCCTCTGGGAAGGTGTGCAGGCCGTCGAGGAGGACGGTCCGGGGCGCTCCCGCCGTCTCGCCGCCATGGCCGACGGGCTCAGCGGCGCGGACGATTCCGAGCGGATCCTGCTCATCCTGCGGGCCTTCGACGCCACCGCCCGGGGCGAGAGCGCCGAGGAGATCGTCGAAATATGCGACCGTGCCCTGGTCAACGGCGGGCTGGCGCCCGGCACCGGCTGGACCAGTGCCGAGTGGGGGTTCGAGCCCGCGGCGCTGCTCGGCCTCTCGTACGCCTTCGCCGACCGGCTCGACCGGGCCGAGAGCCTTTTCGCGGGAGCACTGCGCTCGTTCCGCACGGCCGGCTGGAGCGGTGGTCATCTGTCCTTCGCCAACGCCCTCATCGGCTATGTCCAGCGCCGGCGCGGCCGGCTCGTGGAGGCCGAGAACTACCTCCGGGAGAGCCTGCGTCTCGCCGAGCGGGTGGGCAACGGCATGCCGCTGAACTGGGACGCAGCCTGCATGCTCATCGACACCCTGCTCGCCAGGGGGCGGGTGGACGCGGCGGTCGAAGTCGCCGACCGTTACGGATTCGCCCCTCCCTATCCGGCTCCGATCGTGATTCCCGACGCGCCGTCCGTCCGGGGGCGGCTGCTGCTGGCGCAGGGACGTACCAAAGAAGCCGTGGCCGAACTCGAGTCCGCGGGCGAGATACTGAAGGTGCGCGGCCGTCACAACGGGATCATGGCTCCGTGGGCCGGAGATCTGGTGCGGGCTCTGGCTGTTGAGGACCGTCCCCGTGCCGTCGAGCTGGTGGCGTACGTGCGCGATCGCGCGGAGCGGTTCGGCACGGACACCGCCATCGGTGAAGCGCTGCGGATCGCCGCTGTGCTGGAGACCGGGCAGCGGGCGGTGGAACTGCTCGGCGGGGCGGTGGCTTATCTCGAAGCGTCGCCGTGTGCCTATGAACACGCTCTCGCCCGGGTGGAGTTCGCGATCGCGGCGCGCTCAGGGCCCGATCTGCAGCGCGGGCTGGCACTCGCCGATGCCTGCGGCGCCGACGGCCTCGTGGCCCGGGCCAGGTGGGCGGCCGAGTCGGCCGGACCGCTGGGCTGA